In Desulfobacterales bacterium, a single genomic region encodes these proteins:
- a CDS encoding B12-binding domain-containing radical SAM protein, producing the protein MKIALIIPKNSSDNKQSFYDYKFYAKFLLTKKYISYLLAIPTIAALTPPKHEIRIFDENIEEIDYTWGADLAGITVRTMFAKRAYAISANFRSKGVKTVLGGIHPSMCTEEASQHCDAVVVGEAENIWAKLLQDVEDGNLKQIYKAEEFVDMTTSPTPNRKALRRDHYFSDILQTAKGCPFHCEFCSVHAFDGQKIRNKTIEQVLKEVEDIKSSGPQYKKKNAIFFADDNIIANKKFVKELFIALKPYNINWMCQASINISQEDELLELMRDCGCGAVFIGFESISKNNLKSMDKGINQKFDYIEAINKIQSYGILVHSSFIVGYDFDTLSSFDELINFIEASNLLIPLINILTPFPGTKLFKRFEEEGRIIHKDWSRYDTKNVVFYPTKMSPDLLFEGFKKVVKSIYSFDSILKKLNYYWNIDFWKRSNELDPVKFKYRLMFALRLITLLASGNTARSKFILKILPRVFDKRVRISNILALMAYNDFSESL; encoded by the coding sequence ATGAAAATAGCATTAATTATTCCCAAGAATAGTTCTGACAATAAACAAAGTTTTTATGATTATAAATTCTACGCAAAATTTTTACTCACAAAAAAATACATTTCTTATCTTCTTGCTATCCCAACTATTGCCGCATTAACTCCTCCTAAACATGAAATTAGAATATTCGACGAAAATATCGAAGAAATTGATTATACATGGGGCGCTGATCTTGCAGGCATCACCGTTAGAACAATGTTTGCCAAAAGAGCTTACGCTATATCGGCAAATTTCAGATCAAAGGGCGTTAAAACCGTTTTAGGAGGAATTCATCCTTCAATGTGCACTGAAGAAGCGTCTCAACATTGTGATGCCGTAGTTGTTGGCGAAGCTGAAAATATTTGGGCGAAATTACTACAAGACGTTGAAGATGGTAATTTAAAGCAGATATATAAAGCGGAGGAATTTGTTGATATGACGACCTCTCCGACTCCTAATCGGAAGGCATTAAGGAGAGATCATTACTTTTCTGATATTCTTCAAACAGCAAAAGGCTGTCCTTTTCATTGCGAATTTTGTTCAGTACACGCTTTTGATGGTCAGAAAATTCGGAATAAAACAATAGAACAAGTCCTGAAAGAAGTTGAGGATATTAAGTCATCTGGCCCTCAATACAAGAAAAAAAATGCTATTTTCTTTGCTGATGATAATATTATTGCAAATAAAAAATTTGTGAAGGAGCTTTTTATTGCTCTTAAACCATACAATATTAACTGGATGTGCCAAGCGTCAATAAATATTTCCCAAGAAGATGAACTTCTTGAATTAATGAGGGACTGCGGTTGTGGAGCTGTATTTATTGGATTTGAATCCATATCGAAAAACAATTTAAAAAGCATGGATAAAGGCATAAATCAAAAATTTGATTATATTGAAGCAATAAATAAAATACAATCTTACGGAATACTTGTTCACAGTTCATTTATTGTTGGTTATGATTTTGATACGCTGTCTTCATTTGATGAATTGATTAATTTTATTGAAGCATCAAACCTTTTAATACCTTTAATTAATATTCTGACTCCATTTCCTGGCACTAAATTATTCAAGCGTTTTGAAGAAGAAGGGCGTATTATCCATAAAGACTGGAGTAGATATGACACCAAAAATGTAGTTTTTTATCCAACGAAGATGAGTCCAGATTTATTATTTGAAGGCTTTAAAAAAGTTGTTAAGTCTATCTATTCTTTTGATTCCATCCTTAAAAAATTAAACTATTATTGGAATATAGATTTCTGGAAACGCTCTAATGAACTTGATCCTGTTAAATTCAAATACAGGCTAATGTTCGCGCTTCGACTTATAACATTACTTGCTTCCGGTAATACTGCTCGTTCAAAATTTATTTTAAAAATACTGCCACGTGTTTTTGATAAACGTGTTAGAATATCGAATATTCTTGCATTAATGGCTTATAACGATTTTAGCGAATCTTTATAA